The following proteins come from a genomic window of Deltaproteobacteria bacterium:
- a CDS encoding lysophospholipid acyltransferase family protein: protein MSMLPARLVIWFGRMLGLFWYYVAPVRVGVARSNVERVYGDTLSQSEKAAIVRGCCMSWAMTVMECLRMPTLRKPGEIGRMEAHNFHLLEAAKNRKKGACVVTLHLGNFEMMVGYMTIHGLPLHVIYRDLKAKSVHDFWNLVRKSTGILTLPPRRSKEAIREVMAKGEMVGFAVDQHMPKHRAIVCEFLGHVVGTSPAPSKFAMEAEGEIVLVHTYRSKDDYTRHICEVEDFPLESPFETFEENLRHNTQRLNNRMAEIIKAHPTEWLWHHKRFKVHDSPEGWDVPEELMPMLDKQS, encoded by the coding sequence AATGTTGGGGCTTTTTTGGTATTACGTGGCTCCAGTAAGAGTTGGCGTGGCTCGTAGCAACGTCGAACGAGTTTATGGCGACACGCTTTCCCAGAGTGAGAAGGCAGCGATTGTGCGCGGCTGCTGTATGTCATGGGCGATGACCGTGATGGAATGCTTGCGGATGCCCACCCTTCGAAAGCCGGGCGAGATAGGGCGAATGGAAGCACACAACTTTCACCTTCTGGAAGCCGCTAAGAATCGAAAAAAAGGGGCCTGCGTGGTCACCTTGCACTTGGGTAATTTCGAAATGATGGTTGGCTATATGACCATCCACGGATTACCGCTGCATGTCATCTACCGCGACCTCAAAGCAAAATCCGTTCACGATTTCTGGAACCTCGTTCGTAAGAGTACGGGTATTCTCACATTGCCTCCGCGCCGGTCTAAAGAGGCTATTCGCGAGGTGATGGCAAAAGGTGAAATGGTTGGTTTTGCAGTAGATCAGCACATGCCAAAGCACCGCGCTATCGTTTGTGAGTTTTTGGGGCATGTGGTGGGCACGAGCCCCGCGCCGTCAAAGTTTGCCATGGAAGCCGAGGGCGAAATCGTGTTGGTACATACCTATCGCAGCAAAGACGATTACACGCGCCATATCTGTGAGGTTGAAGACTTCCCCCTAGAGTCGCCTTTTGAGACTTTTGAAGAGAACCTGCGCCATAATACTCAAAGGCTTAACAACCGTATGGCTGAGATTATCAAGGCGCACCCGACGGAATGGCTCTGGCATCACAAGCGCTTTAAGGTCCATGATTCGCCTGAGGGCTGGGATGTTCCCGAGGAGCTTATGCCAATGTTGGATAAACAGTCCTAG